AGACTCGTCGGCTACGTTCGAGGAACTCGAGGGAGTGCTCACATCTATTTCTTCTTTCGTCTTCCGAACGATCCCGCGGTCGTCTCTCACGCTCAACTCGACCGTGTACGTGCCTGGGGATTCGAACTCGTGGACGACACGTTCTCCAGTCGCGTTTGTCCCGTCCCCGAACTCCCAGCCGTACGCCTGCAGTTTCCCGTCGGGATCGACTGAACTCGATGCGTCGAACTCGATCCGTGAGTCGGCTCCCGAGTCTGCCTTCGACACGTCGAACGATGCGGAGGGTGGGTCGTTCGGCACACGGACGGAGATCGTTCTCGTTACAGTCGCCGTGGTTCCGCTCGAATCGGCAACGGTGAGCGTAACGTCGTAGTCTCCAGCGGACGCGTAGCTGTGACGTTGTGTCGCCCCATTGCGAACGGTGCCGTCTCCGAAGTCCCACTCGTAGCTCGTAATCGAGCCCTCTTGATCGAACGATCCGGAACCGTTGAACCGTACCTGCTGGCCGGCTTCGACAGTCCCGTGCGAAGAGACGAACACTGCATTCGGAGATCTGTCTTCGACTGTGATCCGGTCGTGGACCGTGTCCCGGTTCCCTTCCGTGTCTTCGATCTCGATTTCAACGTCGTATGTCCCCGGTGTGTCGAAGCTATGAGTGACACGCCGCCCGCGATCAGTCGTCCCGTCTCCAAACGTCCAGCTATACCTGTCGACGGACCCGAAGAGCGAATACGAGTCTGACGCATCGAAGGTAACGGTCTCCGAGGAAAGCGGTTCAGCGGGAGTAGATGTCACACTGGCGCTGATCGCGTCGTCGATCGCGGACGTGGTGTCGACGATGCGCGGGAGGTATTCGGGGAGATCGACCGTCGAACTGCCGGTGACGATCGGCGACGAATCGAGCGCACCGGTGTCGATGACCTGTCTCTCGTTTTGCGACGCGCTCGAATCGTTCGTGTCCGAACTGTTGTCGAAAGTGACGTTTGTATAGACGGCGTTCGGGTAATAAACGCTCGAGAGTTGCGGACTCGACGACAGCAGCGAGGCGTGGATCGTTCGGGAATGTGAGACGTTCGTGAACTCCTGGCTGTGGTATCCCGATTTCTCGACTCGAACGGTGTGCGAACCTTTTACCCAGAACTCGCCGATCCAGGGTGTTGTCCCGACCGCCTGTCCATCGACGTAGACGGTCGATCCGTCCGGTTCCGACGTGACAGCAACTGGCCTGGTCCGTTTCTCCATGGTGAAGCTAACCTGCGATGAGTCCAGTTTTACCCGCTTGCCCGCCGTCTCATAGCCGTCCTTGCGTACTTCGATCCGCGTATCACCGTATCGATCACCGTGGTCGACAGCGAACGACCCCGTCCACGGCGTTTTTCCCCGTCGTTCGCCATCGACGTAGACGTCCGCACTGTCCACGTTTGAGGTCACCGTCACGTCTCTGTATTCGTCATCGGACGGTCGTTCGATCTTGAGCGGATCGGACACAAGCAGGTGATTCAGACTAGTGACGCTCTGGTAGGTGAGCACGTCCTCATCGAGCAATCGTACCTCCACGACCGAGAATGTGGGATTGACAGCTATCGGATCGGTGTCGCCGCCGCCCTGCGCAAAGACCTCGTCACCGTCAATCTGGAAGATAAACGTCCCGTCGCGGTCCCTCCCGACGGGTGCTTTCTTCGCGACTGAGCTTCCGCCGTCCTCAAGATGCAGTACGACCTCCATCACCGGATTCGCTTTCCCCACTCCGCCGACTTCGGGGAAGTCCGTATCGGCTTCCACTCTGATCTGGAACGAGGACACGTAGCCATCCCCATCTACGTCTTCCCTGTTGAATATTGTTGTATCCTCGATCTTCGCGTCCGACTCGTCCGCCAATGCGACCCCGACACCTGCGCCAAACAGGGTACTGACGAGTAGACTGATAACCATCGCACTGACGGCGAGCCACCGTAAGATCGGTCTCGACCCCGTCCGCAGTGTAGTTCCATCGTAAGTCATGATGAGTCGCTCGTCAAGCGACCGTTTTCTTGGTGCGGTAACATACACACGTCTCTCCGGGTGATCTCGATAAAGAGGGGGGCGCTACGTGATTAGCGTTATCCTACGCGGAGAAACACCAGAGGTGGTTCCCACAACTGTCTGACATTTAATATGACATTAATTCGTCTTCCCGCTATGTTCACCCCGGCTCGATTCCACGTATTTTTGCTGTCCATCGCAGCAGTGATTTCGGGTGGACTCACGGGTCACGCGTGGCATCACCGCGGGGGCCTGGGAGAAGACCGCTCTCGGCGGCGATGGTGGCCGTCACCGCATGGACGACTCCGGCGATGGATCGCGAGTTAACGGCCAAACTCGATACGATCGCCCCCTGATTCCCCATTGGAAGACGATTTCGGAGGCCCTGTTGAAAATCGCTGAAATTGGTGGAAAGAACGTGATGACTCGATGGGAAAATCTGCTCCCATAGCCAGGGCAGTGTCCAGGCATGAGGCAAGCGATGAATACCCCGAGGAGGGGTTCCTCGAGGAGATGCGGACCAGCGGCAACTGCGACCACGTGGGCTACGAGTACGACGACGGGGATCGGACCGCCCTCGTCTCGTCGCCGTCTTCGGCAGCCTACGGAACCGCCGCCCACGCTACCGTCACCCACGGGGAGCGTCTGGCCCACGTGGAGTTCGTCTCAACGTTCAAAACGACCTGTGACAGCCAGCCACGACCGGACTACGACATGGTCGTGGCGATGGTCGAATCGCTCGGCGCAAATCCCGAGACGACCTTCTCGTTCGCGTAGCTAGACTGTGGGACTCGAGATAGGCTATTAGCAAACACAGTCGAGGTTATACCCGTGGCGTCCGTTTCGTTTCGCGGGAAATTCGAGGGTAGCGGTTTTGCAGAGCCCGAGGAGTTACCAGGAAATCTCTCAGGAGCGCAATTGCAAAGGTTTAATTTGCACTCTCGATATTTATTCGCTCACTTATCATCGGGTGACACTCACATCGATTGATACATGAACACGGACACGTGGTGGGACGCTACTGATCGATCCTGCCAAATGGTGAGGACATGGTAGGTAGCGGTATCCTCGCCCAGATTAGCCTGCTCGCACTCTCCGCGGTAACGACGACCGCCCTGGCGGTCTACGCCTTCCACAACCGCCAGGAACCAGGTGCCACGTGGTTTGGTATGTTGATGGTGTCGTTGACCATCTGGTCCGGCTGCTACGCCGTTGGCGCCATCACGTTCGACCCAATCTGGCGGGTGTTCTGGGCGCGCGTGCAGTGGTTTGGCGTCGCGACTGTCTACGTCTGGTTGTTCCTGTTCGCGCTCTCCTACACCGGCCACGACGAATTCATCACTAAACGGAATCTTATTGGCTTCTTTATTATTCCGTTACTCGCCATCATTGGCGCGTGGACGAATCCGCTCCACCATCTCCTCTGGCGTACCGCCCAGGTGAAAGTCGTAGACGGCATTGCGCTGATCGATTTTACCTATGGACCGATTTTTTGGGTGGACATCATATACGGGTACACGTTGATCACGATTGCGATGGTTCTCTTGCTCCGCCTTGTTTTCCAATCTGATTATCTGTACACCGACCAGTCGGCACTCCTCCTCGTAGGAATCGTCACACCTTTGCTCGGGAACGTCGCCGATAACTTTTTCTGGGCGTCAAACGTTCTCATTGACCCAACGCCGTATGCATTCACGGTGACCGGCCTCACGTTCGGGTACGCTCTCTTTCGCCGACAGCTGTTCGATCTCGTCCCCGCAACCCGACAGCTCGGCCGAAACGCAGCTATCAGCCAGCTCGACACGGGGGTCGTGATCGTGGACAACGCCCGCCGCATCGTCTACGCCAATGGGGCTGCTGTCGACGTGATCGGCTGCGAACGTGCTGATGTACTCGGCCACGATATTCGGTCACTCGTCAACAGCACCGTGATTGATTTCGAGACTGAAGACGCCCTTGCGGAACTCGAAATCGACGCGAACGTCTACGAAGTCAGAACCTCACCGATCACCGACCAGATTGACCGTCAGATCGGCCACACGTTCATCA
This genomic window from Natronomonas salsuginis contains:
- a CDS encoding PKD domain-containing protein: MVISLLVSTLFGAGVGVALADESDAKIEDTTIFNREDVDGDGYVSSFQIRVEADTDFPEVGGVGKANPVMEVVLHLEDGGSSVAKKAPVGRDRDGTFIFQIDGDEVFAQGGGDTDPIAVNPTFSVVEVRLLDEDVLTYQSVTSLNHLLVSDPLKIERPSDDEYRDVTVTSNVDSADVYVDGERRGKTPWTGSFAVDHGDRYGDTRIEVRKDGYETAGKRVKLDSSQVSFTMEKRTRPVAVTSEPDGSTVYVDGQAVGTTPWIGEFWVKGSHTVRVEKSGYHSQEFTNVSHSRTIHASLLSSSPQLSSVYYPNAVYTNVTFDNSSDTNDSSASQNERQVIDTGALDSSPIVTGSSTVDLPEYLPRIVDTTSAIDDAISASVTSTPAEPLSSETVTFDASDSYSLFGSVDRYSWTFGDGTTDRGRRVTHSFDTPGTYDVEIEIEDTEGNRDTVHDRITVEDRSPNAVFVSSHGTVEAGQQVRFNGSGSFDQEGSITSYEWDFGDGTVRNGATQRHSYASAGDYDVTLTVADSSGTTATVTRTISVRVPNDPPSASFDVSKADSGADSRIEFDASSSVDPDGKLQAYGWEFGDGTNATGERVVHEFESPGTYTVELSVRDDRGIVRKTKEEIDVSTPSSSSNVADESETPDESGSVPTSIVIAAGAAVILLGGLGFLRR